From the genome of Bactrocera oleae isolate idBacOlea1 chromosome 2, idBacOlea1, whole genome shotgun sequence, one region includes:
- the LOC106620548 gene encoding odorant receptor 94a-like, protein MTPTATAQRERIGVARVLMRLLQILGLWPIWKESHQKNGSSTQCCNWLTHYYRYLLHVPLTFTYNTLMWIEALTRWERADHILYISITEVGMMALTLNFWRLEQRAYHFMHELSYSDNLALRNQAERQWWRGEQRFFARIAVCYIGGGVCVLFTAFGATLLVNGYSLPYDYWLPFEWHNAQNYWYAYGYELIAMSLTCISNVTMDMLLCYYLFHVALLYKLIGMRLMALQHLSERLAVQQLINIIELHKRVKRLTTQCEVLVSVPILVQIVLSAFILCLCAYRLQTMQISENPGQFLAMLQFASVLTLQIFLPCYFGNEITINSDALTTCVYNSNWEEFSPPTRKLMNLYMELLKRPAQIKAGNFFLVGLPVFTKTMNNAYSLLALLLNMSK, encoded by the exons ATGACACCAACGGCCACAGCGCAGCGAGAACGCATAGGTGTAGCGCGTGTGCTAATGCGCCTGCTGCAGATCCTTGGACTTTGGCCAATATGGAAAGAAAGCCACCAAAAAAATGGCAGTTCAACACAATGCTGCAATTGGCTGACGCACTACTACCGCTACCTACTGCACGTGCCGCTCACCTTCACCTACAATACGCTCATGTGGATCGAGGCGCTGACGCGCTGGGAACGCGCCGATCACATACTCTACATCTCCATCACCGAAGTGGGTATGATGGCGTTGACGCTAAACTTCTGGCGCTTAGAGCAGCGCGCTTACCACTTTATGCACGAGCTCAGCTACAGCGACAACTTGGCTTTGCGCAACCAGGCGGAACGTCAGTGGTGGCGCGGAGAGCAGCGCTTTTTTGCGCGCATTGCCGTGTGCTATATAGGCGGCGGCGTGTGTGTGCTCTTCACAGCATTCGGCGCAACACTGCTCGTGAATGGCTACTCCTTGCCCTACGACTATTGGCTACCATTCGAATGGCATAACGCGCAAAATTATTGGTACGCCTACGGCTATGAGTTGATAGCGATGTCACTCACGTGCATCTCAAACGTCACCATGGATATGCTGCTGTGTTATTACCTCTTTCACGTGGCGCTTTTATACAAGTTAATTGGCATGCGTCTAATGGCGTTGCAGCATCTAAGCGAAAGGTTGGCCGTGCAACAGCTGATAAACATAATCGAGTTACATAAAAGAGTCAAAAG GTTGACAACGCAATGTGAGGTGCTCGTGTCCGTGCCCATTCTGGTGCAAATCGTGCTGAGCGCCTTCATTTTATGCCTTTGTGCCTATCGCTTACAAACT ATGCAAATTAGCGAGAATCCAGGCCAATTTTTAGCCATGTTGCAATTTGCCAGCGTGCTGACGTTGCAAATATTTCTGCCATGTTACTTTGGCAATGAGATTACCATAAATTCGGATGCGCTGACAACGTGTGTGTACAACAGTAATTGGGAGGAATTTTCACCGCCTACGCGTAAGCTAATGAATCTGTATATGGAGCTGCTGAAGCGACCGGCGCAAATAAAAGCTGGCAACTTCTTCTTGGTGGGCCTGCCCGTTTTCACAAAG ACCATGAATAATGCTTACAGCCTTCTAGCGCTACTTTTGAATATGAGTAAATAG